A region from the Caldicellulosiruptor naganoensis genome encodes:
- the smpB gene encoding SsrA-binding protein SmpB, with translation MSQKNQSSHDNIKVIATNRKAYHDYFIEETIEAGIELKGTEVKSVRLGHVNLKDSFARVENGEVFLYNMHISPYEKGNIFNVDPMRDRKLLLHKSEINRLAGYVQQKGYTLIPLKIYIKRGKIKVELAVAKGKKLFDKREAIAKRDAELEIRKKMKEYLR, from the coding sequence ATGTCACAGAAAAATCAAAGCAGTCATGACAATATAAAAGTGATTGCCACAAACAGAAAAGCATATCATGACTACTTCATTGAAGAGACAATCGAAGCAGGAATTGAGCTCAAAGGCACTGAAGTAAAGTCTGTTCGGCTTGGTCATGTAAATCTGAAAGATAGTTTTGCAAGGGTGGAAAATGGCGAGGTTTTCCTCTACAATATGCACATAAGCCCTTACGAAAAAGGCAACATCTTCAACGTAGACCCTATGAGAGACAGAAAACTCCTCCTCCACAAGTCTGAAATAAACCGCTTAGCAGGTTATGTGCAGCAAAAAGGTTACACTTTAATCCCATTGAAGATTTACATCAAAAGAGGTAAAATAAAAGTAGAGCTTGCAGTTGCAAAGGGTAAAAAACTTTTTGATAAGCGTGAAGCAATAGCAAAAAGGGATGCTGAGCTTGAGATAAGAAAAAAGATGAAGGAGTATTTAAGATAA
- a CDS encoding DUF2281 domain-containing protein, with protein MNINLEVKLVKANKNFLLKLIEEIPESQIEEVIDFILFLKHEQDKKLLSDLVFPSESSIDFWNNDIEDEVWNNV; from the coding sequence GTGAATATCAATTTAGAGGTGAAATTAGTAAAAGCAAACAAGAATTTTTTATTAAAGCTAATTGAAGAAATCCCGGAAAGTCAAATTGAAGAAGTTATAGATTTTATTTTGTTTTTAAAACACGAGCAAGATAAAAAGTTATTAAGTGATTTGGTGTTCCCCAGTGAGAGTAGTATAGATTTTTGGAATAATGATATTGAGGATGAGGTATGGAACAATGTATAG
- a CDS encoding sugar transferase, which translates to MRSYIKSYHKLSKFFVVVMDLLLIHAGYILAYIIKFNFTFPERNFMPYYTLIPQITLFALVLLNIYGLYTITMKTISEIAFSMALALMLLQFLTVVSTFFYRHFAFPRSIFIIAFFIQFLLLLGWRGLVLYVFKRVQGVKHVMVIGEKEKAQEFAQKLQNISKGWIEVKYVVEPNSIEELIPYIKAVDTIYVYSKMDENLKSEIVRKAIEFKKHIFITPDFRDILVSRARVIQFDDVATLSIEQPELTSEQKLIKRVCDILLASVALVISFPIMILIAIAIKLDSEGPVIYRQKRVTEGEREFYVLKFRTMVKDAEKMTGPVLAIENDPRITRVGRFLRATRLDELPQLINILKGEMSFIGPRPERPYFVEQFKKLYPEYSLRHNVKAGLTGLAQVYGKYATSPEDKLRLDLIYIKNYSVFLDIKILLLTLKTIFTKEAAEGVKAQKE; encoded by the coding sequence ATGAGGTCGTATATAAAAAGCTATCATAAACTCAGTAAGTTTTTTGTTGTGGTTATGGACCTTCTGCTAATTCATGCAGGGTATATTTTGGCATATATTATAAAGTTCAATTTTACATTTCCAGAGCGAAATTTTATGCCATACTATACATTGATTCCGCAAATAACTCTATTTGCTCTTGTACTTTTGAACATTTATGGGCTTTACACAATTACAATGAAAACGATAAGCGAGATAGCATTTTCGATGGCTTTAGCACTTATGCTCTTACAATTTTTAACAGTTGTTTCTACCTTCTTTTACAGGCACTTTGCATTTCCAAGAAGTATATTTATAATTGCATTTTTTATCCAATTTTTGCTACTCCTTGGCTGGAGAGGACTTGTTTTATATGTTTTCAAAAGAGTGCAGGGTGTCAAGCATGTGATGGTAATTGGTGAAAAGGAGAAAGCACAGGAGTTTGCCCAGAAGCTTCAAAATATCTCAAAAGGCTGGATTGAAGTAAAGTATGTGGTTGAGCCAAATTCTATTGAAGAACTAATTCCTTATATAAAGGCTGTTGATACAATCTATGTATATTCAAAGATGGATGAGAACCTGAAAAGCGAGATTGTAAGAAAAGCCATAGAATTTAAAAAACACATTTTTATTACACCTGATTTTAGGGATATCTTGGTCTCACGGGCAAGGGTAATTCAGTTTGACGATGTTGCAACACTTTCAATCGAGCAGCCAGAGTTGACATCTGAGCAAAAGTTAATTAAGAGGGTGTGCGACATTCTTCTTGCTTCAGTTGCGCTGGTTATTTCTTTTCCTATAATGATTTTAATTGCAATTGCCATAAAACTTGACTCAGAAGGACCAGTAATTTACAGACAAAAAAGGGTTACAGAAGGTGAAAGAGAGTTTTATGTTTTAAAGTTCAGGACAATGGTAAAAGACGCAGAAAAGATGACAGGGCCTGTTCTGGCAATCGAGAACGACCCAAGGATAACAAGGGTTGGAAGGTTTTTGCGCGCAACTCGGCTTGATGAGCTTCCGCAGCTCATAAATATTCTAAAAGGTGAGATGAGCTTTATAGGTCCAAGGCCAGAGCGTCCTTATTTTGTTGAGCAGTTTAAAAAGCTCTATCCTGAATATTCTCTGCGTCATAATGTAAAAGCAGGACTTACTGGTCTTGCCCAGGTTTATGGCAAGTATGCAACAAGCCCAGAAGACAAACTCAGGCTTGATTTGATATATATAAAGAATTATTCTGTTTTTTTGGACATCAAGATTTTGCTGTTGACCTTAAAAACAATCTTTACAAAAGAGGCAGCTGAGGGAGTAAAAGCACAGAAAGAATAA
- a CDS encoding glycosyltransferase family 4 protein: MKKKIWILNHYAIPPTMGGITRHFDYAKELVKRGYDVSIFASSFDHKQRVELLGKGEKFKIEDYNGVKFVWIKTTPYKKNDFKRVINIFSFAKNLYFIARKFEKPDTIIASSFHPLTWFVGYMLAKGKKAEFVAEVRDLWPQSGIDLGAFKEGSLIVRLLRRLEKFIYTKAKYVITVLPKADEYIQSLGINKEKIVHIPNGCDNERFDLLKNTMPDEVKKILGEHEGYFKACYLGALGQANAMETIIEAAKYVQDKVGDKVHFLIIGDGPEKEKLQKMVKRFKLSNVFFYEPISKLSVPSLLERVDITLVSMHNLKVYRFGISLNKLFDYLCAAKPIVFAGNVANDIVKDSGAGFSCDAYDSKSFAEGIIKLYEMDEDERKRIGQKGREYVEKYHDIRKLADRLEQIINGDGNR; this comes from the coding sequence TTGAAAAAGAAAATATGGATTTTAAACCACTACGCAATTCCACCTACAATGGGCGGAATTACAAGACATTTTGACTATGCAAAGGAGCTTGTAAAAAGAGGATATGATGTAAGTATTTTTGCCTCCAGTTTTGACCACAAGCAAAGAGTTGAGCTGCTTGGGAAAGGAGAAAAATTTAAAATAGAAGACTACAATGGTGTAAAGTTCGTTTGGATAAAAACAACCCCATACAAGAAAAACGATTTCAAAAGGGTTATAAATATATTTTCGTTTGCTAAAAACCTCTATTTTATAGCAAGAAAATTTGAAAAACCAGATACAATTATAGCATCCTCTTTTCATCCACTTACATGGTTTGTGGGATATATGTTGGCAAAGGGAAAAAAGGCTGAATTTGTAGCAGAAGTGCGTGACCTTTGGCCTCAAAGCGGAATTGACCTTGGTGCTTTCAAGGAAGGAAGCCTGATAGTTAGACTTTTGCGAAGGCTTGAGAAGTTCATATACACAAAAGCAAAGTATGTAATAACAGTTTTGCCAAAAGCAGATGAATACATTCAGAGCCTCGGAATAAATAAAGAAAAAATTGTACATATTCCAAATGGCTGTGATAATGAGAGGTTTGACCTTCTGAAAAATACAATGCCCGATGAGGTAAAGAAGATTTTAGGTGAACATGAGGGGTATTTTAAAGCTTGCTATTTAGGTGCGCTTGGTCAAGCTAATGCAATGGAGACAATAATTGAGGCTGCAAAGTACGTGCAAGACAAAGTAGGTGACAAGGTCCATTTTCTGATAATAGGAGATGGTCCTGAGAAAGAAAAACTTCAGAAGATGGTCAAAAGATTTAAACTTTCAAATGTATTTTTTTATGAACCAATATCAAAACTTTCTGTACCAAGCTTACTTGAGCGCGTTGACATAACACTTGTTTCTATGCACAATCTAAAAGTTTACAGGTTTGGAATATCACTTAATAAGCTTTTTGACTATTTGTGTGCTGCAAAGCCAATAGTGTTTGCGGGTAATGTTGCAAATGACATTGTTAAAGACTCAGGTGCGGGGTTCTCTTGTGATGCCTATGATTCAAAGAGCTTTGCTGAAGGGATTATAAAACTCTATGAGATGGATGAAGATGAGAGAAAAAGGATTGGGCAAAAGGGAAGAGAGTATGTTGAAAAATATCATGACATCAGAAAACTTGCAGATAGATTAGAACAAATTATAAATGGAGATGGTAATCGATGA
- a CDS encoding GH36-type glycosyl hydrolase domain-containing protein has translation MKFGYFDDNKREYVITTPLTPFPWINYLGMKDFLSLISNHAGGYCFYKDARLRRITRFRYNNVPLDMGGRYFYIKDNEDVWSPSWMPTRKDLEFYECRHGLGYTIITGRRNGVEVEQTFFVPVDENCEIHYLKITNKSTQAKDLTLFSLIEFCLWNALDDMTNFQRNLSTGEVEIEGSVIYHKTEYRERRNHYSFYSVNVPIDGFDTDRDTFLGLYRGFDAPLAVENGKSFNSEAHGWAPIASHMIKISLQPGETKELVFVLGYVENDEDKKWIKKGVINKEKAYKMIEKFKNPEDVQRSFENLKLFWSDLLNKFNVLTGIDKVDRMVNIWNQYQCMVTFNLSRSASYFESGIGRGIGFRDSNQDILGFVHQIPERARERILDLAATQLEDGGAYHQYQPLTKRGNNEIGSNFNDDPLWLILSTAHYIKETGDWSILDEIVPFENDPQKAASMFEHLRRAFYHVVNNLGPHGLPLIGRADWNDCLNLNAFSTNPDESFQTCDNKDGKTAESVMIAGMFVYVGKEFVKICERLGKEDIAKDAQYHIEKMKEAILNYGYDGEWFLRAYDYFGNKVGSKENDEGKIFIETQGFCVMAGIGLDDGKAISALDSVKKYLDTEHGIVLVQPAFTEYKIHLGEITSYPPGYKENAAVFCHNNPWIMIAECIVGRGDRAFEYWSKIAPSYREEISDVHKLEPYVYCQMIAGKDAYKPGEAKNSWLTGSAAWNFVAMTQWILGIRPDYDGLLIDPCIPREWKGFTVKRVFRNAIYNIQVKNPDGVSKGVKKVVVDGKEMSSNLIPAFSDGKEHFVEVIMG, from the coding sequence TTGAAATTTGGTTATTTTGATGACAATAAAAGAGAGTATGTCATAACAACTCCACTTACTCCTTTTCCGTGGATCAACTATCTCGGCATGAAAGACTTTCTTTCTTTAATCTCAAACCATGCAGGTGGTTATTGTTTTTACAAAGATGCAAGACTCAGAAGAATAACAAGGTTCCGTTATAATAACGTTCCGCTTGATATGGGCGGAAGATACTTTTACATAAAAGACAATGAGGATGTCTGGTCACCCTCATGGATGCCAACAAGAAAAGATCTTGAGTTTTATGAATGTCGCCATGGTCTTGGATATACAATCATAACAGGAAGAAGAAATGGCGTTGAGGTGGAGCAAACATTTTTTGTACCAGTTGATGAAAACTGTGAGATACACTATCTTAAGATAACAAACAAATCTACCCAAGCAAAGGATTTGACACTCTTTTCATTGATTGAGTTTTGTCTTTGGAACGCGCTTGACGATATGACAAACTTCCAAAGAAATCTAAGTACAGGTGAGGTTGAAATAGAAGGTTCTGTAATTTACCATAAAACAGAGTACAGAGAGCGTAGAAATCATTATTCTTTTTATTCTGTAAACGTTCCAATCGATGGATTTGATACAGACAGGGACACATTTCTTGGTCTTTACAGGGGATTTGATGCACCTTTAGCAGTTGAAAATGGAAAGAGTTTTAATTCAGAAGCTCACGGCTGGGCACCTATTGCATCGCATATGATAAAAATCTCTTTGCAGCCAGGGGAGACAAAAGAGCTTGTATTTGTGCTGGGTTATGTAGAAAATGATGAAGACAAAAAATGGATTAAAAAAGGTGTTATAAACAAAGAAAAGGCTTACAAAATGATAGAAAAATTCAAAAATCCAGAAGACGTCCAAAGATCATTCGAAAATTTGAAGCTATTTTGGAGCGATCTGTTGAACAAGTTTAACGTTCTTACTGGCATAGATAAGGTAGATAGAATGGTAAATATCTGGAATCAATATCAGTGTATGGTAACATTTAACCTATCAAGAAGTGCTTCATACTTTGAGTCTGGAATTGGAAGAGGAATAGGATTCAGAGATTCAAACCAAGATATCCTTGGTTTTGTTCACCAGATACCAGAACGGGCAAGAGAAAGAATATTGGATTTAGCCGCAACCCAGCTTGAAGATGGCGGTGCTTACCATCAATATCAGCCTCTTACAAAAAGAGGCAACAATGAAATAGGTAGCAATTTCAACGACGACCCGTTGTGGCTCATACTCTCAACTGCACATTACATCAAGGAAACAGGTGACTGGTCCATTCTTGATGAAATTGTTCCTTTTGAAAACGACCCACAAAAGGCTGCTTCAATGTTTGAACACCTGAGAAGGGCATTTTACCATGTTGTGAACAACTTAGGGCCGCATGGACTTCCTCTTATAGGCAGAGCTGACTGGAATGACTGTTTGAACCTCAATGCTTTTTCAACAAACCCTGATGAGTCGTTCCAGACATGTGATAACAAAGACGGCAAAACTGCTGAATCTGTTATGATAGCAGGGATGTTTGTTTATGTTGGAAAGGAATTTGTAAAGATTTGTGAAAGGTTGGGCAAAGAAGATATTGCAAAAGATGCACAATACCACATTGAAAAGATGAAAGAGGCAATTTTAAATTATGGTTACGATGGCGAGTGGTTTTTAAGAGCATATGACTATTTTGGAAACAAAGTGGGAAGCAAAGAAAATGATGAGGGTAAGATATTTATTGAAACACAAGGTTTTTGTGTAATGGCAGGAATAGGACTTGATGATGGAAAAGCTATTTCTGCGCTCGATTCTGTAAAAAAATATCTTGACACAGAACATGGAATAGTTCTTGTTCAGCCAGCTTTTACAGAGTACAAAATTCATTTAGGTGAGATTACAAGCTATCCGCCGGGCTACAAAGAAAATGCAGCGGTGTTTTGTCACAATAACCCGTGGATTATGATAGCAGAGTGCATTGTTGGAAGAGGTGATAGAGCATTTGAGTACTGGTCAAAGATTGCTCCATCATATAGAGAAGAGATAAGCGATGTGCACAAGCTTGAACCATATGTATACTGTCAGATGATTGCTGGAAAAGATGCGTACAAGCCAGGTGAAGCAAAAAATTCATGGCTCACAGGCTCTGCCGCATGGAACTTTGTTGCAATGACACAATGGATTTTGGGAATAAGACCTGATTATGACGGTCTTTTGATAGACCCTTGCATACCAAGAGAGTGGAAAGGATTTACTGTAAAAAGAGTGTTCAGAAATGCAATTTACAATATACAAGTAAAGAACCCTGATGGCGTTTCAAAAGGTGTTAAAAAAGTTGTTGTTGATGGCAAAGAAATGTCTTCCAATTTAATACCAGCTTTTTCAGATGGCAAAGAACATTTTGTCGAAGTGATAATGGGATAG
- a CDS encoding GH36-type glycosyl hydrolase domain-containing protein yields the protein MNYGYFDSQNREYVIINPKTPTSWVNYLGTSDYCLIISNNASGYSFYKSPKLGRVTRFRFNSIPMDRPGRYVYIKDEKTKDFWSISWQPVGKPLESFNSICRHGLGYSIFESKYSNITSSLKIFVPVDKPIEIWEVKIKNESGEKKELSVFTYTEFCLWNSMLDMMDFQYILYTCRMGYNKEDEIVDYSIKLWSPYEPKAFFTCTNKKIESFDTDRDVFIGPYNSEANPEAIQNGRCFGSIAIGGNPCAATQVKIELQPGQEEYLVFVLGIGDAYKEGKEYKKLFASKENIQREFEKVQKYWDDRLSKFKCTTPSETMNLMLNIWNQYQCHTTFNWSRSASFIEAGGRDGLGFRDSSQDILGVAHSIPQEVRKRLIELLKAQLSEGYAMHHFQPLTWAQGEHNIPPRDRIYSDDHLWLLIAVPHYIKETGDFSILDEVVEYADKGSASVYEHLKQALEFSWNHRGKHGLLLGLAADWNDCINLKDGGESTWSTQLYYKALSEFIELAEYIGKTDDAEKYKAYRNEIKKAMEEYTWDGEWFVRGYLASGKKLGSKESEQSKIFLNSQSWSVFSGAFVDEKGKMAMDSVKKYLATEHGCVKNWPAYVDYIIEVGAVTSFPPGLKENAAIFCHANTWVIIAEAVLGRGDYAFEYYMSFLPANKNNIAEIYTAEPYVYSQFITGKEHPYYFGRARNPWLTGTATWAFVAATQYILGIRPHYKGLIIDPCIPQQWDGFEVERVFRGRKLSIKVSNPDHISKGVKKILVNGKETVGNLIPLELLDEENVVEVLMGK from the coding sequence ATGAATTATGGATACTTTGATTCTCAAAACAGAGAGTATGTTATAATAAACCCCAAAACACCAACTTCATGGGTAAATTATTTGGGGACAAGTGACTATTGTCTTATAATCTCAAACAATGCCTCAGGTTATTCTTTTTACAAATCCCCTAAGCTTGGAAGGGTCACTCGTTTCAGGTTCAATAGCATCCCAATGGACAGACCTGGAAGATATGTATATATCAAAGATGAAAAGACAAAAGACTTCTGGTCAATAAGCTGGCAACCTGTTGGAAAGCCTCTTGAAAGTTTTAACAGCATCTGTCGACACGGTCTTGGATATTCAATATTTGAAAGTAAATATAGCAACATAACCTCATCTTTAAAAATCTTTGTACCAGTAGACAAGCCAATTGAAATCTGGGAAGTTAAAATCAAGAATGAGTCAGGTGAAAAAAAGGAATTATCAGTATTTACTTATACAGAGTTCTGTCTTTGGAATTCCATGCTTGACATGATGGATTTTCAGTATATTCTTTACACCTGCAGAATGGGTTATAACAAAGAAGATGAAATTGTAGATTATTCTATCAAGCTCTGGAGTCCTTATGAACCAAAAGCTTTTTTCACATGCACAAATAAAAAGATTGAAAGTTTTGATACAGATAGAGATGTATTTATTGGTCCATATAACAGTGAAGCTAATCCAGAAGCAATTCAAAATGGCAGGTGTTTTGGGTCAATTGCAATAGGTGGAAACCCATGCGCTGCAACACAGGTAAAAATTGAACTTCAGCCTGGCCAAGAAGAATACTTAGTGTTTGTACTGGGAATAGGAGATGCATATAAGGAAGGAAAAGAATATAAAAAACTATTTGCATCAAAAGAAAATATCCAAAGAGAATTTGAAAAGGTGCAAAAGTACTGGGATGACCGGCTTAGCAAGTTCAAATGCACAACACCAAGCGAGACGATGAATTTGATGTTGAACATATGGAATCAGTATCAGTGCCATACAACATTTAACTGGTCAAGGTCTGCATCATTTATAGAGGCTGGAGGAAGAGACGGACTTGGCTTTAGAGATTCTTCACAGGACATTCTGGGTGTTGCACATTCAATCCCACAAGAGGTAAGAAAAAGACTCATTGAGCTTTTGAAGGCTCAGCTGTCTGAAGGATATGCGATGCATCATTTCCAGCCTCTTACATGGGCTCAAGGAGAACATAATATACCTCCACGAGATAGAATTTATTCAGATGACCATTTATGGCTTTTGATTGCTGTGCCACACTATATAAAAGAAACAGGTGACTTTTCTATCTTAGATGAAGTTGTTGAATATGCGGACAAAGGAAGTGCTTCTGTTTATGAGCATTTAAAACAAGCTTTGGAGTTTTCATGGAATCACAGAGGAAAACATGGACTTTTGCTTGGTCTTGCTGCTGACTGGAATGATTGTATCAACCTCAAAGACGGTGGCGAAAGTACATGGTCGACCCAGCTTTATTACAAAGCTTTATCTGAGTTTATAGAACTTGCTGAGTATATTGGAAAGACTGATGATGCTGAAAAGTATAAAGCTTATAGAAATGAAATCAAAAAGGCAATGGAAGAGTATACATGGGATGGCGAGTGGTTTGTAAGAGGGTATTTGGCAAGCGGTAAAAAACTTGGGTCAAAAGAAAGTGAACAGAGCAAGATTTTCCTAAATTCTCAGTCATGGTCAGTATTCTCAGGCGCTTTTGTTGATGAAAAAGGCAAAATGGCAATGGACAGTGTTAAAAAATACCTTGCAACAGAACATGGATGTGTCAAAAATTGGCCAGCTTATGTTGATTATATTATAGAGGTTGGGGCTGTAACCTCTTTCCCGCCGGGATTAAAAGAAAATGCTGCAATTTTCTGTCATGCTAATACATGGGTAATTATTGCAGAGGCTGTACTTGGAAGAGGCGATTATGCTTTTGAATACTATATGTCGTTTCTTCCTGCAAACAAAAATAATATTGCTGAAATCTATACAGCAGAACCTTATGTTTATTCCCAGTTTATCACCGGAAAAGAACATCCATATTATTTTGGCCGTGCGCGAAATCCATGGTTGACAGGTACTGCAACATGGGCATTTGTTGCAGCAACACAGTATATCCTTGGAATAAGACCTCACTATAAAGGGCTTATTATTGACCCATGTATACCACAGCAGTGGGACGGTTTTGAAGTTGAGAGAGTTTTCAGAGGAAGAAAACTTTCCATTAAGGTTTCAAATCCAGACCATATTTCAAAAGGTGTTAAAAAGATATTAGTAAATGGAAAAGAGACTGTGGGTAATTTGATTCCATTAGAGTTGCTTGATGAAGAAAATGTAGTTGAAGTTTTGATGGGAAAATAA
- a CDS encoding GH1 family beta-glucosidase → MSFPKGFLWGAATASYQIEGAWNEDGKGESIWDRFTHQKGNTLYGHNGDVACDHYHRFEEDVSLMKELGLKAYRFSIAWARIFPDGYGTLNQKGLEFYDKLINKLVENGIEPVVTIYHWDLPQKLQDIGGWANNEIVNHYFKYAMLLINRYKDKVKKWITFNEPYCIAFLGHWYGIHAPGIKDFKVAMDVVHNIMLSHFKVVKAVKENNIDVEVGITLNLTPVYLQTERLGYNVSEIEKEMVSLSSQLDNELFLDPVLKGSYPQKLLNYLVQKDLLDSQKAEKMLKEVKENFIFPDFLGINYYTRAVRLYDENSSWIFPIRWEHPAGEYTEMGWEVFPQGLFDLLMWIKENYPQIPIYITENGAAYNDIVTEDGKVHDSKRIEYLKQHFDQARKAIENGVDLRGYFVWSLMDNLEWAMGYTKRFGVIYVDYETQKRIKKDSFYFYQQYIKENS, encoded by the coding sequence ATGAGTTTCCCAAAAGGATTTCTGTGGGGTGCTGCAACTGCATCATATCAGATTGAAGGTGCATGGAACGAAGATGGAAAAGGCGAGTCTATTTGGGACAGGTTCACACATCAAAAAGGAAATACACTGTACGGTCATAATGGCGATGTTGCCTGTGACCATTACCACAGGTTCGAAGAAGATGTCTCTCTTATGAAAGAACTTGGGCTTAAAGCCTACAGGTTTTCTATTGCATGGGCAAGAATCTTTCCAGATGGTTATGGTACTTTAAATCAGAAAGGACTTGAGTTTTATGATAAACTTATAAACAAGCTTGTTGAAAACGGTATTGAACCGGTTGTCACCATTTATCACTGGGACCTTCCACAAAAGCTACAAGACATTGGCGGTTGGGCAAACAATGAAATTGTAAACCATTATTTCAAATATGCAATGCTTCTTATAAACCGCTACAAAGATAAAGTAAAAAAATGGATAACATTTAATGAACCTTATTGTATTGCTTTTTTAGGCCACTGGTATGGAATCCACGCACCAGGAATAAAAGACTTTAAAGTTGCAATGGATGTTGTGCACAACATTATGCTTTCTCACTTTAAGGTTGTAAAAGCTGTGAAGGAAAACAATATTGATGTTGAAGTTGGAATTACATTGAATTTAACCCCAGTTTATCTTCAGACAGAGAGGCTTGGATATAATGTAAGCGAAATTGAAAAAGAAATGGTTTCTTTGAGCAGCCAGCTTGACAATGAACTTTTCCTTGACCCAGTACTCAAAGGAAGCTATCCTCAAAAGCTCCTAAATTATCTTGTTCAAAAAGATTTGTTAGATAGCCAAAAAGCCGAAAAGATGCTCAAGGAAGTAAAAGAAAATTTCATCTTCCCTGATTTTCTTGGTATCAACTACTACACACGTGCTGTTAGGCTTTACGATGAAAATTCTTCCTGGATATTCCCAATAAGATGGGAACATCCTGCAGGAGAATACACTGAGATGGGCTGGGAAGTGTTCCCGCAAGGACTTTTTGACCTTTTGATGTGGATTAAAGAAAATTATCCACAAATTCCAATTTATATAACAGAAAACGGTGCTGCTTATAACGACATTGTAACTGAAGATGGAAAAGTGCACGATAGCAAAAGGATTGAGTATTTAAAACAGCACTTTGATCAAGCAAGAAAAGCAATTGAAAATGGAGTAGATTTGCGCGGCTATTTTGTATGGTCTCTGATGGACAATCTTGAATGGGCAATGGGTTATACAAAAAGGTTTGGAGTTATATATGTGGACTATGAAACACAAAAGAGGATTAAAAAAGACAGCTTTTATTTTTATCAGCAGTATATAAAGGAAAACTCGTAA
- a CDS encoding methylated-DNA--[protein]-cysteine S-methyltransferase: MKKSVGYLLSPIGLIKIVGQDDSIVSVEFVSRKDEEELICPVVKEAILQLEEYFESKRTTFDLKLQLQGTEFQKRVWNELIHISFGSVISYSELAKKVGKPQGARAVGNAAKKNSAVIIVPCHRVVKSDLSLGGFNGGLEKKIWLLSHEGWKIENGLLRK, encoded by the coding sequence TTGAAAAAATCTGTTGGCTATTTACTGTCTCCAATTGGGCTGATAAAGATTGTTGGACAAGACGATAGCATAGTATCAGTGGAGTTTGTCTCACGCAAAGATGAAGAAGAGCTAATTTGCCCTGTTGTAAAAGAAGCTATTTTGCAGCTTGAAGAGTATTTTGAAAGCAAAAGAACCACTTTTGATCTAAAACTTCAACTGCAAGGGACAGAGTTTCAAAAGCGAGTATGGAATGAACTTATTCACATTTCCTTTGGAAGTGTAATTTCTTACAGTGAACTTGCCAAAAAAGTTGGAAAGCCCCAGGGTGCAAGAGCTGTTGGAAATGCTGCCAAGAAAAATTCAGCTGTGATAATTGTTCCGTGCCACAGGGTGGTCAAGTCAGATTTGTCCTTGGGCGGTTTTAATGGTGGGCTTGAAAAGAAGATTTGGCTACTTTCACATGAGGGATGGAAAATAGAAAACGGGCTTTTGAGAAAGTAA
- a CDS encoding YkvA family protein: MNKNVREKAKLLKKQIPAIFLAMKRRDTPLLAKIFALITIAYALSPIDFVPDFVPILGYLDDIIILPLLVTITIKLIPDSILNECQKEAENLWQEGKPKKWYYGIPIIIFWSLIIEAIIYKVVKNISLKSR, from the coding sequence TTGAATAAAAATGTGAGAGAAAAAGCAAAATTATTAAAAAAACAAATTCCGGCTATTTTTTTAGCAATGAAAAGAAGAGATACACCTCTTTTAGCTAAGATATTTGCTTTGATTACTATTGCATATGCTTTGTCGCCAATTGACTTTGTACCAGATTTTGTACCCATTTTAGGTTATCTTGATGATATAATAATTCTTCCACTTTTGGTTACAATAACAATAAAGCTTATACCAGATTCCATTTTAAATGAATGCCAGAAAGAGGCAGAAAATCTTTGGCAAGAAGGAAAACCAAAGAAATGGTATTATGGTATTCCCATTATTATTTTTTGGAGCTTAATTATTGAAGCGATTATTTACAAGGTTGTTAAAAATATTAGTTTAAAGAGCAGGTGA